The genomic interval TGAGCTTCCTTCGTGAGTGTCGCCTTGTCAAAATCAAAGTGAACATCTTCAAGGACGATCACTACTTCCTTCTTCGGCTCGGCCTTCGGGGTCGGAGCCGGAGTCGGGGTCGGCTTCGGTGTCGGCATCGGCGTCGGAGCCGGTGTCGGAGCCGGTGTCGGCGGCGGCGGAGGCGGTGGAGGCGGTGTCGGCTTCGGTATTGCTTTACCAAATGCAAACACTATGCCTGCCGTTGCTTCAACGGGATAGAGGGGCTTGCCCCCGATCATAATGTTGTCTTTGAGATCAACCCTGAAGGCGACTCTGTCTGTCATCCAGTATTTTGCACCGACGCCGACGGGAGCGACGAACTTATTGGTGTTTCCCGTATGGCTTGCATTAAAATCCGCAATTCCGGCACCCACAGCAATAAAGGGGTTGAACCTCTCACGGGGCATGAAGTTCCATAGGAGGTCCAGGTGATATTGCTGAAGGGACACATGATCATCGGGACTGACAAAGGGAGGGGGTTCTCCATTCTTATGTTTAAACAAAGACAAAGGCGCGACTATCGGATTCCGCTCTGTTTTACTGTACACCTGGCTCCCCACAACTTCCCCGACGAATTCGAGCGCCAGATTCTCTGTG from Thermodesulfovibrionales bacterium carries:
- a CDS encoding outer membrane beta-barrel protein, whose translation is MFKKLFFVVLCFVFLLPLSAYPEELQRTIEKVGSWEISPFVGWYSFLGDSDINLKNGPVLGGRVGYNFTENLALEFVGEVVGSQVYSKTERNPIVAPLSLFKHKNGEPPPFVSPDDHVSLQQYHLDLLWNFMPRERFNPFIAVGAGIADFNASHTGNTNKFVAPVGVGAKYWMTDRVAFRVDLKDNIMIGGKPLYPVEATAGIVFAFGKAIPKPTPPPPPPPPPTPAPTPAPTPMPTPKPTPTPAPTPKAEPKKEVVIVLEDVHFDFDKATLTKEA